The proteins below come from a single Orcinus orca chromosome 6, mOrcOrc1.1, whole genome shotgun sequence genomic window:
- the NINJ1 gene encoding ninjurin-1 isoform X1 — MDSRPEEYELNGDVRPGSLGSPDASDLIPRPPRWGRNQPINMNHYANKKSAAESMLDIALLLANASQLKAVIEQGPGFAFFIPLVVLISVSLMLQIGVGVLLIFLVKYDLNNPAKHAKLDFLNNLATGLVFIIVVVNIFITAFGVQKPTMDMAPRQ, encoded by the exons ATGGACTCGCGACCCGAGGAGTATGAGCTCAATGGCGACGTGCGCCCGGGCTCGCTTGGCTCCCCGGACGCCTCG gaCTTGATTCCTAGG CCACCCCGCTGGGGCAGGAACCAGCCCATCAACATGAACCATTATGCCAATAAGAAGAGTGCGGCCGAGAGCATGCTGGACATCGCACTGCTGTTGGCCAACGCCTCCCAGCTGAAGGCTGTCATCGAGCAGGGCCCTGGATTCGCCTTCTTCATCCCCCTGGTGGTCCTCATCTCCGTCTCCCTCATGCTGCAGATTGGTGTGGGCGTGCTGCTCATCTTCCTTG TCAAGTATGACCTCAACAACCCTGCCAAGCATGCCAAGCTGGACTTCCTCAACAATCTGGCCACCGGCCTGGTCTTCATCATCGTCGTGGTCAACATCTTCATCACTGCCTTTGGCGTCCAGAAGCCCACGATGGACATGGCACCCCGGCAGTAG
- the NINJ1 gene encoding ninjurin-1 isoform X2: protein MDSRPEEYELNGDVRPGSLGSPDASPPRWGRNQPINMNHYANKKSAAESMLDIALLLANASQLKAVIEQGPGFAFFIPLVVLISVSLMLQIGVGVLLIFLVKYDLNNPAKHAKLDFLNNLATGLVFIIVVVNIFITAFGVQKPTMDMAPRQ, encoded by the exons ATGGACTCGCGACCCGAGGAGTATGAGCTCAATGGCGACGTGCGCCCGGGCTCGCTTGGCTCCCCGGACGCCTCG CCACCCCGCTGGGGCAGGAACCAGCCCATCAACATGAACCATTATGCCAATAAGAAGAGTGCGGCCGAGAGCATGCTGGACATCGCACTGCTGTTGGCCAACGCCTCCCAGCTGAAGGCTGTCATCGAGCAGGGCCCTGGATTCGCCTTCTTCATCCCCCTGGTGGTCCTCATCTCCGTCTCCCTCATGCTGCAGATTGGTGTGGGCGTGCTGCTCATCTTCCTTG TCAAGTATGACCTCAACAACCCTGCCAAGCATGCCAAGCTGGACTTCCTCAACAATCTGGCCACCGGCCTGGTCTTCATCATCGTCGTGGTCAACATCTTCATCACTGCCTTTGGCGTCCAGAAGCCCACGATGGACATGGCACCCCGGCAGTAG